In Thermoanaerobaculia bacterium, a genomic segment contains:
- a CDS encoding carboxypeptidase-like regulatory domain-containing protein, with amino-acid sequence MRSARIPPRWTLSARLAAAILAALTAACAAAPKPSPQILALRRAPKVRVSGIVVDAETGRPVAGIEVTGLPRGKDYPWCPPDTTGRDGRFSLELAAPAEYSFLLRLGKISVLTPSRDDPGYVDVATEPGHPIDGIRLKLIREAFAGPAPPE; translated from the coding sequence ATGCGGAGCGCCCGGATCCCGCCGCGGTGGACTCTCTCCGCGCGGCTCGCGGCGGCGATCCTGGCGGCGCTGACGGCCGCCTGCGCCGCCGCGCCGAAGCCGTCGCCGCAGATCCTCGCGCTCCGCCGGGCGCCGAAGGTGCGCGTTTCCGGGATCGTCGTCGACGCGGAAACCGGCAGGCCCGTCGCCGGCATCGAAGTGACGGGTCTTCCGCGGGGGAAAGACTATCCCTGGTGTCCGCCCGACACGACCGGCCGGGACGGCCGCTTCTCGCTCGAGCTCGCGGCGCCCGCGGAGTACTCCTTCCTTTTGCGGCTCGGGAAGATCTCGGTCCTGACGCCCTCGCGGGACGACCCGGGCTACGTGGACGTCGCCACGGAGCCCGGGCATCCGATCGACGGGATCCGGCTGAAGCTCATCCGGGAGGCGTTCGCCGGCCCAGCGCCGCCCGAGTGA
- a CDS encoding M28 family peptidase, with protein MTRSLRSLLSAAAALAAAAALAESPSSAPPASGDGLARTLAAVSAPRISARIRFLADDLLEGRGTGARGSEIAARYIAAEFAEDGLRPAGDDGTYLQNFEMVGVSTDPSSELDLDTPKGKIVLKNGENSVLSTRDQRPEAAIDAPVLFVGYGITAPEMHWDDYANSDASGKLLVCLVNDPPSADPKFFGGRALTYYGRWTYKYEEAARRHAAGILLVHTDALAGYGWQVVRNSWSGEQAQLPLEKGTRDVPLNGWITREVAERLFADNGMNLDEMIARAGKPGFRPVALQTRAEGKLAFKVRPYKTENVVGILPGSDPAKKSTYVAVSAHFDHLGVGAPDARGDTIYNGAVDNASGTAAMLEMARAAADGRWKPKRSILFVGVTAEEQGLLGSLYLARHTPVPADRIAADFNMDVLSVHGETADFTLLGVDRTTLEPLARRVAQAVNVKLDPDAHPEQGSYFRSDHFSFVRVGVPAINVEPGWLIRGHDAAYGEKLFQDYNNHHYHQPSDEFDPKWNLAGTVQEARFILRLMDAVSNAPEMPKLEKEGFPAAVALSH; from the coding sequence ATGACCCGATCTCTTCGCTCGCTCCTGTCCGCTGCCGCCGCCCTCGCCGCGGCCGCGGCGTTGGCCGAATCCCCTTCGTCCGCGCCGCCGGCTTCCGGCGACGGGCTCGCCCGAACGCTCGCGGCCGTATCCGCGCCTCGGATCTCCGCCCGCATCCGTTTCCTCGCCGACGACCTGCTCGAAGGGCGCGGCACCGGCGCGCGCGGGTCGGAGATCGCGGCCCGCTACATCGCCGCGGAGTTCGCCGAGGACGGCCTGCGGCCCGCCGGAGACGACGGGACGTACCTCCAGAACTTCGAGATGGTCGGCGTGTCGACGGACCCGTCGAGCGAGCTCGACCTGGACACGCCGAAGGGGAAGATCGTGCTGAAGAACGGGGAGAACTCGGTGCTCTCGACGCGCGACCAGCGCCCGGAGGCCGCCATCGACGCTCCCGTTCTCTTCGTCGGGTACGGCATCACGGCGCCGGAGATGCACTGGGACGACTACGCGAACTCCGACGCCTCCGGCAAGCTCCTCGTCTGCCTCGTCAACGACCCGCCGTCGGCGGACCCGAAGTTCTTCGGCGGCCGGGCGCTGACCTATTACGGCCGCTGGACGTACAAGTACGAGGAGGCGGCGCGGCGCCATGCCGCCGGGATCCTCCTCGTGCACACCGATGCTCTGGCCGGATACGGCTGGCAGGTGGTCCGCAACTCCTGGTCGGGCGAACAGGCGCAGCTCCCCCTCGAGAAGGGAACCCGCGACGTTCCGCTCAACGGGTGGATCACCCGGGAGGTCGCCGAGCGTCTCTTCGCGGACAACGGAATGAACCTGGACGAGATGATCGCCCGCGCCGGGAAGCCGGGCTTCCGGCCCGTTGCGCTGCAGACGCGAGCGGAGGGGAAGCTCGCTTTCAAGGTCCGTCCCTACAAGACCGAGAACGTCGTCGGCATCCTGCCCGGCTCCGATCCGGCGAAGAAGAGCACCTACGTCGCGGTGAGCGCGCACTTCGACCATCTCGGCGTCGGCGCCCCGGACGCCCGCGGCGACACGATCTACAACGGGGCCGTGGACAACGCCAGCGGGACCGCGGCGATGCTGGAGATGGCGCGGGCGGCGGCCGACGGGCGATGGAAGCCGAAACGGTCGATCCTCTTCGTCGGCGTGACCGCGGAGGAGCAGGGCCTCCTCGGATCGCTCTATCTCGCCCGGCACACGCCGGTACCGGCGGACAGGATCGCCGCCGACTTCAACATGGACGTTCTGTCGGTCCACGGCGAGACGGCCGACTTCACGCTGCTCGGGGTCGACCGCACGACGCTCGAGCCGCTCGCGCGGCGGGTCGCGCAGGCGGTGAACGTGAAGCTCGATCCGGACGCGCACCCGGAGCAGGGCTCGTATTTCCGGTCGGACCATTTCTCCTTCGTCCGCGTGGGCGTCCCGGCGATCAACGTCGAGCCGGGATGGCTGATCCGCGGCCACGACGCGGCGTACGGCGAAAAGCTCTTCCAGGACTACAACAACCATCACTATCACCAGCCGTCGGACGAGTTCGATCCGAAATGGAACCTGGCCGGAACCGTGCAGGAAGCGCGGTTCATCCTGCGGCTGATGGACGCCGTGTCGAACGCTCCCGAGATGCCGAAGCTCGAGAAAGAGGGCTTCCCGGCGGCGGTCGCGCTCTCCCACTGA
- a CDS encoding OsmC family protein, whose product MIRAEDRMADEEREETHRFQVSVTWEGDAAGSGRIQGRDGLTIPCGSASELGGSGRGANPEDLLLSAVGACFVGTWAIFLKKLGIAYAEPSLSVKGTLEKDPGGGYRMSAIEIACAVPESLLERDRAAVEKTLKLAEKYCIISKVARASMPVHVAIASI is encoded by the coding sequence ATGATCCGCGCGGAGGACCGCATGGCCGACGAGGAACGAGAGGAAACGCACCGGTTCCAGGTTTCCGTGACGTGGGAAGGAGACGCCGCCGGGAGCGGCCGGATCCAGGGACGGGACGGGCTGACGATCCCGTGCGGCTCGGCCTCCGAGCTCGGCGGATCCGGCCGGGGCGCGAATCCGGAGGACCTGCTGCTGTCGGCGGTCGGCGCCTGTTTCGTCGGCACGTGGGCGATCTTCCTGAAAAAGCTCGGGATCGCGTACGCCGAGCCGTCGCTCTCGGTCAAAGGCACGCTCGAGAAGGACCCCGGGGGCGGGTACCGGATGTCGGCGATCGAGATCGCCTGCGCGGTTCCCGAGTCCCTGCTCGAGCGCGACCGCGCCGCGGTCGAGAAGACGCTCAAGCTCGCCGAGAAATACTGCATCATTTCCAAGGTCGCCCGGGCTTCCATGCCCGTCCACGTGGCGATCGCGTCGATCTGA
- a CDS encoding DUF5916 domain-containing protein, protein MRDNCARLLLLFFSAGIAAVARAQEPPPPLAIPRTTGVITVDGSLGDPGWKDAAVIDRFWETQPGDDVEPPVKTIARVTYDDLFFYISLDCRDPHPEKIRAPYVDRDNVIGTDDNVAIFLDTRDDHRSAIEFRVNPRGIQGDASYNDANGNEDFSPDFFYDTAAQITATGWTAEVRIPFSSLRYPNKDPQQWGILVWRNYPREFRYAFHSSPIPRNSNCWLCHEMQLTGLTGLPGGGHIVAAPYVTAKEEGRPRGGAGSEIVNRPTRGDAGLDVKWTPNASTALDATINPDFSQVESDVGQISVNNRFALFFPEKRPFFLESVDLFDTPIQAVYTRTITSPRWGARATGKFDASTYTLLVSEDRGGGSVIIPGPTQSDFAPQDFSSIAAIGRIRQDVGGSFGGLLLTDREIEGGAGGHNRVLGPDFQWRPGDKDQVTAQLLGSDTQTPNRPDLAPEWNGRRFSSRAIFLSWLHTGPHWVFRSTYQDIGDGFRADDGFVPQVGFRQERQFAGYTFYPKGFFNRVQPYVVVNYLADADGALVQRQTFPGVSASGRYNLNAELDYNWKQKDRVADRDLEATNVAYFLQIDPSRRISRLTLVGFFGEHPDVANVRVGRGGEIEADATIKPTDHLELDFNSDRQWLDVDSDGRHGRLFTAQIERLKATYNFTARTFLRVIGQYLDVRTDPSLYTFSGVPKRSGGFDGSALFSYKLNWQTVFFLGYGDSRVLEPKGDLLRSDRQFFLKISYAFQR, encoded by the coding sequence ATGAGGGATAACTGCGCCCGCCTGCTCCTCCTTTTCTTCTCGGCGGGGATCGCCGCCGTCGCTCGCGCCCAGGAGCCGCCTCCGCCGCTCGCGATCCCCCGGACGACCGGCGTGATCACGGTGGACGGCAGTCTGGGAGACCCCGGCTGGAAAGACGCGGCCGTGATCGACCGGTTCTGGGAGACGCAGCCGGGCGACGACGTCGAGCCTCCCGTCAAGACGATCGCGCGGGTGACGTATGACGACCTCTTCTTCTACATCTCCCTCGACTGCCGCGACCCCCATCCGGAGAAGATCCGTGCCCCGTACGTCGACCGCGACAACGTCATCGGCACGGACGACAACGTCGCGATCTTCCTCGACACGCGCGACGATCACCGCTCCGCCATCGAGTTCCGCGTCAATCCGCGCGGGATCCAGGGGGACGCGAGCTACAACGACGCCAACGGCAACGAGGACTTCTCCCCCGACTTCTTCTACGACACCGCGGCGCAGATCACGGCGACGGGCTGGACCGCCGAGGTGCGCATCCCGTTCTCCTCGCTGCGGTATCCGAACAAAGACCCGCAGCAATGGGGGATCCTCGTCTGGCGCAACTATCCGCGCGAATTCCGCTACGCGTTCCACAGCAGCCCCATCCCGCGCAACTCGAACTGCTGGCTCTGCCACGAGATGCAGCTCACCGGGCTCACCGGGCTTCCCGGCGGCGGACACATCGTCGCCGCGCCGTACGTCACCGCGAAGGAGGAGGGCCGTCCCCGCGGCGGCGCCGGGTCCGAGATCGTCAACCGGCCCACGCGAGGAGACGCGGGACTCGACGTGAAATGGACGCCCAACGCGAGCACGGCGCTCGACGCGACGATCAACCCCGACTTTTCCCAGGTCGAGTCGGACGTGGGACAGATCAGCGTCAACAACCGGTTCGCGCTCTTCTTCCCGGAGAAGCGCCCGTTCTTCCTGGAAAGCGTCGACCTGTTCGACACGCCGATCCAGGCCGTTTACACGCGGACGATCACGTCGCCGCGCTGGGGAGCGCGCGCGACCGGAAAGTTCGACGCGTCGACGTACACGCTCCTCGTCTCGGAGGACCGCGGCGGGGGAAGCGTGATCATTCCGGGACCGACGCAGTCGGATTTCGCGCCGCAGGACTTCTCCTCGATCGCGGCGATCGGACGGATCCGCCAGGACGTCGGAGGGTCCTTCGGCGGGCTCCTGCTGACCGACCGCGAGATCGAGGGAGGGGCCGGGGGGCACAACCGCGTGCTCGGTCCCGATTTCCAGTGGCGGCCGGGAGACAAGGACCAGGTGACCGCTCAGCTCCTCGGCAGCGACACGCAGACGCCGAACCGCCCCGATCTCGCTCCCGAATGGAACGGCCGGCGGTTCTCCTCGCGGGCGATCTTCCTCTCGTGGCTCCACACCGGTCCGCACTGGGTGTTTCGTTCGACGTACCAGGACATCGGCGACGGGTTTCGGGCCGACGACGGCTTCGTTCCGCAGGTCGGGTTCCGGCAGGAGCGGCAATTCGCCGGCTACACGTTCTACCCGAAGGGGTTCTTCAACCGCGTGCAGCCGTACGTCGTCGTCAATTATCTGGCCGACGCCGACGGCGCGCTGGTCCAGCGCCAGACTTTTCCCGGCGTGTCGGCGAGCGGCCGCTACAATCTGAACGCGGAGCTCGACTACAACTGGAAGCAGAAGGACCGGGTCGCCGATCGCGATCTCGAGGCGACGAACGTCGCCTATTTCCTCCAGATCGACCCCTCCCGCCGGATCTCCCGCCTGACCCTCGTGGGATTCTTCGGCGAGCACCCGGACGTCGCCAACGTCCGGGTCGGCCGGGGCGGAGAGATCGAGGCGGACGCCACGATCAAGCCGACGGACCACCTCGAGCTCGACTTCAACAGCGATCGCCAGTGGCTCGACGTCGACTCCGACGGCCGGCACGGGCGGCTCTTCACGGCGCAGATCGAACGGCTCAAGGCGACCTACAACTTCACGGCGCGGACGTTCCTGCGCGTCATCGGGCAATACCTGGACGTCCGCACCGACCCGTCGCTCTACACGTTCTCCGGCGTGCCGAAGCGTTCGGGCGGCTTCGACGGGTCCGCGCTCTTTTCGTACAAGCTCAACTGGCAGACGGTCTTCTTCCTCGGCTACGGCGACAGCCGGGTGCTCGAGCCCAAGGGAGATCTCCTGCGCTCCGACCGTCAGTTTTTCCTGAAGATCTCCTACGCCTTTCAGCGCTAG
- a CDS encoding YbhB/YbcL family Raf kinase inhibitor-like protein, producing MTGIWLGAGFLIAAVAGGRAGTRLSVQSSSFRAGAAIPRKHTCDGDDVSPALSWSGAPEGTKELALLCEDPDAPGGTFVHWVLWGIPGGTTDLPEGVAAGDAVPGLAQARQGTNGFRIRGYRGPCPPPGKPHHYHFRVYALGARLDLPAGSTIERVRESMNGHVLAEGELIGIYGRDGSTARA from the coding sequence ATGACCGGCATCTGGCTGGGCGCGGGCTTCCTGATCGCCGCCGTCGCGGGCGGACGGGCGGGAACGCGCCTTTCCGTCCAGAGCTCGTCCTTTCGGGCGGGCGCGGCGATCCCCCGCAAGCACACGTGCGACGGAGACGACGTCTCCCCCGCGCTCTCCTGGTCGGGAGCGCCGGAAGGCACGAAGGAATTGGCTCTCCTCTGCGAAGATCCCGACGCTCCCGGCGGGACGTTCGTGCACTGGGTCCTCTGGGGAATTCCCGGCGGGACGACCGATCTGCCCGAGGGCGTCGCGGCCGGCGACGCGGTCCCGGGACTGGCGCAGGCGCGCCAGGGGACCAACGGCTTTCGAATCCGCGGATACCGCGGCCCGTGCCCGCCTCCCGGCAAGCCCCATCACTATCATTTTCGCGTGTACGCGCTGGGCGCACGGCTCGACCTCCCCGCCGGCTCGACGATCGAGCGCGTGCGCGAGTCGATGAACGGACACGTTCTCGCCGAGGGAGAGCTCATCGGGATTTACGGCCGCGACGGCAGCACAGCTCGCGCCTGA
- a CDS encoding DUF4230 domain-containing protein — protein sequence MRRLLLLALPWVLAALFLFTTIELLLHRKPARAAVSVDSAPVVMAMKKIARLATVEVQVSDVVKYEEFKSFLFMSFPKSATLRVRGSVLGGFDLQRDGVSVVAHPETRKVEIRMPRPAILAVDPKLEWFDEKSGMFNPITPADRNRWMAWARTSLARTARQAGMDDRAKEQARKLLAGAAEALGWTADVEFPGGPPAPLP from the coding sequence GTGCGACGCCTTCTTCTCCTCGCTCTCCCCTGGGTCCTCGCCGCCCTCTTCCTCTTCACGACGATCGAGCTCCTGCTCCATCGCAAGCCCGCCAGGGCGGCGGTCTCGGTCGACTCGGCGCCCGTCGTCATGGCGATGAAGAAGATCGCGCGGCTGGCGACCGTCGAGGTTCAGGTCTCCGACGTCGTCAAGTACGAGGAGTTCAAGAGCTTCCTCTTCATGAGCTTCCCGAAGAGCGCGACGCTGCGGGTGCGCGGATCGGTCCTTGGCGGCTTCGACCTCCAGCGGGACGGCGTCTCCGTCGTCGCCCACCCGGAAACGCGGAAGGTCGAGATCCGGATGCCCCGCCCCGCCATCCTCGCCGTCGACCCGAAGCTCGAGTGGTTCGACGAGAAGAGCGGGATGTTCAACCCGATCACGCCGGCCGACCGGAACCGGTGGATGGCCTGGGCGCGCACGAGCCTCGCGCGGACCGCCCGTCAGGCGGGGATGGACGACAGGGCGAAGGAGCAGGCGAGGAAGCTCCTGGCCGGGGCCGCCGAAGCGCTCGGATGGACGGCGGACGTGGAGTTCCCCGGCGGTCCTCCGGCCCCGCTCCCCTGA
- a CDS encoding RNA polymerase sigma factor yields the protein MKTDLDFLNMVRRGDPAGATGLFEKYADALLRFADRMLSNRGEAEEVTQEVFLKMITRVEQYDGRAAVSSWLFAIAANACRDRMRRNRRAVVVPLDAVAEPPSKSESVENRIHEGDRRRAVRRALSKLSDEQREALVLARYHGMPYAEIARTLQITEGAVKTRIFRAMETLKEIFSEGGATWNAMTS from the coding sequence TTGAAGACGGACCTGGACTTCCTGAACATGGTCCGGCGCGGCGACCCCGCGGGGGCGACCGGTCTCTTCGAAAAATATGCCGACGCGCTTCTTCGGTTCGCGGACCGGATGCTGTCCAACCGGGGCGAGGCGGAAGAGGTCACCCAGGAGGTGTTTCTCAAGATGATCACCCGGGTCGAGCAGTACGACGGACGAGCGGCGGTCTCGTCCTGGCTCTTCGCGATCGCGGCCAACGCGTGCCGCGACCGAATGCGCCGCAACCGGCGCGCGGTCGTCGTGCCGCTCGACGCCGTCGCCGAACCGCCGTCGAAGTCGGAGTCGGTCGAGAACCGGATCCACGAGGGCGATCGCCGCCGGGCGGTCCGGCGGGCGCTGTCGAAGCTCTCCGACGAACAGCGCGAGGCGCTCGTGCTCGCGCGATACCACGGGATGCCGTACGCCGAGATCGCGCGGACCCTGCAGATCACCGAAGGCGCCGTGAAGACCCGGATCTTCCGCGCCATGGAAACGCTCAAGGAAATCTTCTCGGAGGGAGGCGCCACATGGAATGCGATGACGTCGTAG
- a CDS encoding HEAT repeat domain-containing protein translates to MECDDVVGRAVERLANPASAGAGPLDAHLDSCEKCRTEVEAIERAWVRLGADPDAAMEPEFRREMRAMLEAETLRRRVAPIRARRWMPALQAAAMLAMGAGGYLVARSAVPARPSPVAVAPARVIDADRSIPDLSRQPKLANVAFRPADASGRIGISFDVTTRYTVVGKPNERGVADVLAYMVSGSGATEGARGKAIDLVSQHYSGETPVSPQIVATLVETLRTDKNPGVRKKAAEALGQLPPSPEVRDAFLSALKGDANPAVRIAAVEGLAKAALSLRDPAAIETLRERANDDRETGYVRVKAAKALKRIDL, encoded by the coding sequence ATGGAATGCGATGACGTCGTAGGGCGGGCCGTCGAACGGCTTGCCAATCCCGCGTCGGCGGGGGCCGGTCCGCTCGACGCCCATCTCGACTCCTGCGAAAAGTGCCGGACCGAAGTGGAAGCGATCGAACGGGCGTGGGTCCGTCTCGGCGCGGATCCCGACGCCGCGATGGAGCCGGAGTTTCGCCGCGAGATGCGCGCGATGCTCGAGGCCGAGACGCTCCGCCGGCGCGTCGCGCCGATCCGGGCGCGGCGATGGATGCCGGCGCTCCAGGCCGCGGCGATGCTCGCGATGGGAGCCGGCGGCTACCTCGTCGCCCGCTCGGCGGTCCCCGCGCGGCCGAGCCCGGTCGCGGTCGCTCCCGCCCGCGTCATCGACGCCGACCGGTCGATCCCGGACCTCTCGCGCCAGCCGAAGCTCGCCAACGTCGCGTTCCGCCCGGCCGACGCGTCGGGACGGATCGGCATCTCGTTCGACGTGACGACGCGCTACACGGTCGTCGGAAAGCCGAACGAGAGGGGCGTCGCGGACGTGCTCGCGTACATGGTCTCGGGATCCGGCGCGACGGAGGGGGCGCGCGGCAAGGCGATCGACCTCGTGTCGCAGCACTATTCCGGCGAGACGCCCGTTTCGCCCCAGATCGTCGCGACGCTCGTCGAAACGCTCAGGACCGACAAGAACCCCGGCGTCCGCAAGAAGGCCGCCGAGGCCCTCGGCCAGCTGCCGCCTTCTCCGGAAGTCCGAGACGCGTTCCTTTCGGCCCTCAAGGGGGACGCGAACCCGGCCGTCCGCATCGCCGCCGTCGAGGGGCTCGCGAAGGCCGCGCTGTCGCTGCGCGACCCCGCCGCGATCGAGACGCTGCGCGAGAGGGCCAATGACGACCGCGAGACCGGCTACGTCCGCGTGAAGGCGGCGAAGGCGTTGAAGCGCATCGACCTGTGA
- a CDS encoding DUF4097 family beta strand repeat-containing protein has protein sequence MTFPDARRLTGMNSHTTSRDRISLWIVLAVGLALLAVAAISRADDYSAAARRTDRFSGAGLTRLSLENVGGDIRVSAGAAFSATADVTVRADTPALAKKYLDATRIELRNDGGGSFSLVTEEPGARVSRHGGGWDIEVHRRGARFRVEARFAVTVPAAAAVDVHTVNGNVSTDGIGGAINARSVNGRVRISGARRDVTAHTVNGAIEASLAELPHGTRIDAETVNGAIELRLPPRAAFDFRGHTMNGDIVSTFPLPFHEIPDQTERMRAEREKVRAEQEKLRREIRMRKEHARKDDDGDVDIDLSGLDEGLYELSQELARIGPEIAAAVSQSLNHTYQGSVGGGGADVRCSTLNGRIAVLAEGTSDERAKSLLPRRGRGTHEAPEPPEPPEAPAVPVPAPSVLRPPRPPRAPRAGVNGGVEGGVAGGVRGGIPGGVRGGVPGGIEEGSIVRGDIAGDFSTTLPFGDVQLGKVSGAVRIVTYGGQIRVAEAGKGADLSTSGGDIQIDGVHGDLRAITHGGELRVGRVTGDAKLETMGGDVDLASCGGSVIAKTGGGDLRLHRIRGSIRASAGGGDVRCEIVGRETSEGVSIASGSGDVTLVLPSNFRADVDIQVDGVDESMDAIVTDFPEISISRRPSSMRQSAGGAINGGGPKVSIRISSGTVRLKKGPPA, from the coding sequence GTGACTTTTCCCGACGCCCGCCGTCTTACCGGCATGAACAGCCACACGACCTCCCGCGACCGAATCTCGCTCTGGATCGTCCTCGCCGTCGGACTGGCGCTGCTCGCCGTCGCGGCAATCTCGCGCGCGGACGATTATTCCGCGGCCGCCCGCCGAACGGACCGTTTCTCCGGGGCCGGCCTCACCCGGCTCTCGCTCGAGAACGTCGGCGGCGACATCCGCGTGTCGGCGGGCGCGGCGTTTTCGGCGACGGCCGACGTCACCGTCCGCGCCGACACGCCGGCGCTCGCGAAGAAGTATCTCGACGCGACGCGGATCGAGCTGCGCAACGACGGGGGCGGCTCCTTCAGCCTCGTGACCGAGGAGCCCGGAGCCCGCGTGTCGCGGCACGGAGGCGGCTGGGACATCGAAGTGCATCGCCGCGGAGCGCGGTTCCGGGTGGAAGCCCGGTTCGCGGTCACCGTCCCCGCCGCCGCGGCCGTGGACGTCCACACGGTCAACGGGAACGTCTCCACCGACGGGATCGGCGGCGCGATCAACGCGCGCTCCGTCAACGGACGCGTGAGGATCTCGGGCGCCCGCCGGGACGTGACCGCGCACACGGTCAACGGCGCGATCGAGGCCTCGCTCGCCGAGCTCCCGCACGGCACGCGCATCGACGCCGAGACGGTCAACGGGGCCATCGAACTCCGGCTCCCGCCCCGTGCGGCGTTCGATTTCCGGGGCCACACGATGAACGGGGACATCGTCTCGACGTTCCCGCTCCCCTTCCACGAGATCCCGGACCAGACGGAACGGATGCGGGCGGAGCGCGAGAAGGTGCGCGCCGAGCAGGAGAAGCTCCGGCGCGAGATCCGGATGCGGAAGGAACACGCGCGCAAGGACGACGACGGAGACGTTGACATCGACCTCTCCGGGCTCGACGAGGGGCTCTACGAGCTGTCGCAGGAGCTCGCCCGGATCGGGCCGGAGATCGCGGCCGCGGTCTCGCAGTCCCTCAATCACACGTATCAGGGTTCCGTCGGCGGCGGCGGAGCCGACGTCAGGTGCTCGACGCTGAACGGCCGGATCGCGGTCCTGGCGGAAGGGACGTCCGACGAACGAGCGAAATCTCTCCTCCCGCGGCGCGGCCGCGGGACGCACGAGGCCCCCGAGCCTCCGGAGCCGCCGGAAGCGCCGGCGGTCCCGGTACCGGCGCCTTCGGTGCTCCGCCCCCCCCGTCCGCCGCGCGCGCCCCGGGCCGGCGTGAACGGAGGAGTGGAAGGCGGCGTCGCCGGCGGAGTCCGCGGCGGGATCCCCGGCGGCGTCCGCGGCGGCGTCCCGGGCGGGATCGAGGAAGGCTCGATCGTCCGGGGCGACATCGCCGGGGACTTCTCGACCACGCTTCCGTTCGGCGACGTCCAGCTCGGAAAGGTTTCGGGGGCGGTGCGGATCGTCACCTACGGCGGGCAGATCCGCGTCGCCGAAGCCGGCAAGGGCGCCGACCTCTCGACGTCCGGCGGCGACATCCAGATCGACGGCGTCCACGGCGACCTGCGGGCGATCACGCACGGCGGCGAGCTCCGTGTCGGTCGCGTCACGGGCGACGCGAAGCTCGAGACCATGGGAGGCGACGTCGACCTGGCTTCCTGCGGCGGCTCGGTCATCGCGAAGACGGGAGGCGGCGACCTGCGGCTCCACCGGATCCGGGGCTCGATTCGCGCGTCGGCGGGGGGCGGGGACGTGCGCTGCGAGATCGTCGGCCGCGAGACTTCCGAGGGCGTCTCGATCGCGAGCGGCTCTGGAGACGTGACGCTCGTCCTCCCGTCGAACTTCCGCGCCGACGTCGACATCCAGGTCGACGGCGTGGACGAGTCGATGGACGCGATCGTCACCGACTTTCCGGAGATCTCGATCTCCCGCCGTCCCTCCTCCATGCGGCAGTCGGCCGGGGGCGCCATCAACGGCGGCGGCCCCAAGGTCTCGATCCGGATCTCGTCGGGGACGGTGCGGCTCAAGAAGGGACCACCCGCGTAA